In Scatophagus argus isolate fScaArg1 chromosome 5, fScaArg1.pri, whole genome shotgun sequence, a genomic segment contains:
- the LOC124058710 gene encoding inner ear-specific collagen isoform X1: MLQTCTVSVLSICPQTMPTFPVHFLLVAVSLPVVMAMPEPISSDGWQPPLSTPPTPPYPPMDGPGRSFYPVGDNMTEPPAGTLEAYCQMLLEAPVPVPPDQIPWFCLCTQCQSRQGPKGDRGDRGLPGRPGSPGRRGMTGFRGPPGFVGRPGVKGQKGDEGDKGERGPQGFTGPKGDRGFKGDKGEQGLAGRPGEQGPKGDDGVCPDVCESSQGPPGPPGLPGPAGPRGLPGIQGLTGPKGIKGDLGDLGRPGVPGPVGNKGEPGPQGECNCTDGVDGVPGQKGDKGDKGEQGQMGLVGQTGSQGYKGEMGQMGMMGPPGPCMPSIQSAFAAGLTSSFPPPNAPVVFSHILYNIQGSYDSSSGIYTAPINGTYVFSYHLTVHERVLKVGLFHNFMPVVKTTDPKVLGTTSHSVILHLARGDRVWIQVKDLVTNGMYAGTDSSSTFSGFLLHPDTCDMPLLRAPMQPMILPEDGYTWGN; encoded by the exons ATGTTACAGACCTGCACCGTGTCAGTGCTGTCCATCTGTCCGCAGACCATGCCGACCTTTcctgttcacttcctgttggtggcggtttcacttcctgttgtcatGGCAATGCCTGAGCCCATCTCCAGTGACGGTTGGCAGCCCCCCCTCAGCACCCCTCCGACACCTCCCTACCCGCCCATGGACGGCCCGGGACGCAGCTTTTATCCTGTCGGGGACAACATGACCGAACCGCCGGCAGGGACCCTGGAGGCCTACTGCCAGATGCTGCTGGAGGCCCCGGTCCCCGTCCCCCCAGACCAGATCCCCTGGTTCTGTCTCTGCACACAGTGCCAGAGCCGCCAAGGGCCCAAAGGAGACCGAGGAGACCGGGGACTGCCAG GTCGTCCGGGTAGTCCTGGAAGAAGAGGCATGACAGGGTTCAGAGGTCCTCCAGGTTTTGTGGGCAGACCAGGGGTCAAAG GACAGAAGGGAGACGAGGGTGACAAGGGAGAACGAGGACCCCAGGGGTTTACGGGACCCAAAGGAGACCGAGGCTTCAAAG gTGACAAAGGTGAGCAAGGTTTGGCGGGCCGTCCAGGCGAGCAGGGTCCTAAAGGAGATGATGGAGTCTGTCCAGATGTGTGCGAGTCCAGCCAAGGTCCCCCAGGACCACCTGGTCTGCCTGGCCCTGCAGGACCCAGGGGTCTGCCCGGCATCCAAGGACTGACAGGTCCCAAAGGCATTAAGGGTGACTTGGGTGATCTGGGTCGCCCTGGTGTCCCTGGACCTGTGGGTAACAAAGGAGAACCAGGGCCCCAAGGGGAGTGTAACTGTACAGACGGGGTAGATGGAGTCCCAGGGCAGAAGGGGGACAAGGGAGACAAGGGGGAGCAAGGACAGATGGGGCTTGTGGGGCAGACAGGGTCACAAGGGTATAAGGGAGAAATGGGGCAAATGGGGATGATGGGTCCTCCAGGTCCCTGCATGCCCAGCATCCAGTCAGCCTTTGCTGCAGGGCTAACGTCCAGTTTCCCTCCACCCAACGCTCCAGTAGTTTTCTCCCACATTCTTTACAACATCCAGGGGAGTTACGACTCCAGCAGTGGCATCTACACCGCCCCGATCAACGGAACCTACGTCTTCAGCTACCACCTCACTGTCCACGAACGAGTCCTCAAAGTCGGTCTCTTTCATAATTTCATGCCGGTTGTCAAAACCACAGACCCCAAAGTGTTAGGGACCACCTCACATTCAGTCATCCTTCACCTAGCCCGCGGGGACAGGGTGTGGATTCAGGTCAAGGATTTGGTTACCAATGGCATGTATG
- the LOC124058710 gene encoding inner ear-specific collagen isoform X2 yields MPTFPVHFLLVAVSLPVVMAMPEPISSDGWQPPLSTPPTPPYPPMDGPGRSFYPVGDNMTEPPAGTLEAYCQMLLEAPVPVPPDQIPWFCLCTQCQSRQGPKGDRGDRGLPGRPGSPGRRGMTGFRGPPGFVGRPGVKGQKGDEGDKGERGPQGFTGPKGDRGFKGDKGEQGLAGRPGEQGPKGDDGVCPDVCESSQGPPGPPGLPGPAGPRGLPGIQGLTGPKGIKGDLGDLGRPGVPGPVGNKGEPGPQGECNCTDGVDGVPGQKGDKGDKGEQGQMGLVGQTGSQGYKGEMGQMGMMGPPGPCMPSIQSAFAAGLTSSFPPPNAPVVFSHILYNIQGSYDSSSGIYTAPINGTYVFSYHLTVHERVLKVGLFHNFMPVVKTTDPKVLGTTSHSVILHLARGDRVWIQVKDLVTNGMYAGTDSSSTFSGFLLHPDTCDMPLLRAPMQPMILPEDGYTWGN; encoded by the exons ATGCCGACCTTTcctgttcacttcctgttggtggcggtttcacttcctgttgtcatGGCAATGCCTGAGCCCATCTCCAGTGACGGTTGGCAGCCCCCCCTCAGCACCCCTCCGACACCTCCCTACCCGCCCATGGACGGCCCGGGACGCAGCTTTTATCCTGTCGGGGACAACATGACCGAACCGCCGGCAGGGACCCTGGAGGCCTACTGCCAGATGCTGCTGGAGGCCCCGGTCCCCGTCCCCCCAGACCAGATCCCCTGGTTCTGTCTCTGCACACAGTGCCAGAGCCGCCAAGGGCCCAAAGGAGACCGAGGAGACCGGGGACTGCCAG GTCGTCCGGGTAGTCCTGGAAGAAGAGGCATGACAGGGTTCAGAGGTCCTCCAGGTTTTGTGGGCAGACCAGGGGTCAAAG GACAGAAGGGAGACGAGGGTGACAAGGGAGAACGAGGACCCCAGGGGTTTACGGGACCCAAAGGAGACCGAGGCTTCAAAG gTGACAAAGGTGAGCAAGGTTTGGCGGGCCGTCCAGGCGAGCAGGGTCCTAAAGGAGATGATGGAGTCTGTCCAGATGTGTGCGAGTCCAGCCAAGGTCCCCCAGGACCACCTGGTCTGCCTGGCCCTGCAGGACCCAGGGGTCTGCCCGGCATCCAAGGACTGACAGGTCCCAAAGGCATTAAGGGTGACTTGGGTGATCTGGGTCGCCCTGGTGTCCCTGGACCTGTGGGTAACAAAGGAGAACCAGGGCCCCAAGGGGAGTGTAACTGTACAGACGGGGTAGATGGAGTCCCAGGGCAGAAGGGGGACAAGGGAGACAAGGGGGAGCAAGGACAGATGGGGCTTGTGGGGCAGACAGGGTCACAAGGGTATAAGGGAGAAATGGGGCAAATGGGGATGATGGGTCCTCCAGGTCCCTGCATGCCCAGCATCCAGTCAGCCTTTGCTGCAGGGCTAACGTCCAGTTTCCCTCCACCCAACGCTCCAGTAGTTTTCTCCCACATTCTTTACAACATCCAGGGGAGTTACGACTCCAGCAGTGGCATCTACACCGCCCCGATCAACGGAACCTACGTCTTCAGCTACCACCTCACTGTCCACGAACGAGTCCTCAAAGTCGGTCTCTTTCATAATTTCATGCCGGTTGTCAAAACCACAGACCCCAAAGTGTTAGGGACCACCTCACATTCAGTCATCCTTCACCTAGCCCGCGGGGACAGGGTGTGGATTCAGGTCAAGGATTTGGTTACCAATGGCATGTATG